Sequence from the Sulfurihydrogenibium sp. genome:
TGGTTTCCCTTTCTTTTTCATTTAGATAAGGCATTTGTTTAAATAATTTTTCCAACTGCTGTTGTCTAAGCTTATCTGCATAATCTCTAACGCTTGAAATAATAGGACTAACTTTTAGAGTATTTAACCATTTGACAAACTTCTCTACTTCTTCGTCGATTATAAATTCAGCTCTTTGAGCTTCTATCTTTCTTTCCTCTAAGTTTGAATTTACTACCTGTTTTAAATCGTCAATGTTGTATAAATAAACACCCTCAAGCTCGTTAACACTCTCTTCAACGTTTCTTGGCACAGAGATATCTATTATAAAAAGTGGGTCTTTTCTGCTTTTTATTGCTCTTTTAACATCTTCTTTTTTTAGTATTGGTTCTTTTGCACCTGTTGAAACGATTATAATATCTGCCTCTGGTAAAAATTCTTGAATTTTTTCAAATCTAATTGCACTTCCGCCGAATTTGTCTGCAAGTTCAACAGCTTTTTCAAATGTTCTATTTGATACAAAAATATGTTTTACATTTAGAGAATGAAGATGCTTAGCTGCAAGCTCAGCCATCTCGCCAGCACCAATTATAAGCACATTTTTATCTTTCAAATCTCCAAAAATCTTCTTTGCAAGCAAAACAGCCGCATAGCTTATAGATACAGCCCTTCTTGATATCCCGGTAGAAGTTCTAATTTTTTTTGATACGTTTAAAGCTTTATCAAATAGTCTTGTAAGAATATGACGGACGGCTTTATACTCTTTTGCCTTTGTAAACGAATCTTTAAATTGACAAACAATCTGTGGTTCGCCTATTACCATAGAATCTAAGCTTGAAGAAACTCTAAATATATGTCTGATTGCTTCTTTGTTTGTATAGAAAAATAAATAATCTTTTAAAGTATTGACAGGAACAGCAGAATATTGAGATAGAATTCTTAAAATCTCTTCTTTTACTTTTTCAACATTATCGTTAGCTACTCCGTAAAGCTCAACTCTGTTGCAAGTAGAAATTACGCAGATTTCATATATATCTTCAATAGAATTTAATTTTTCAAGAATTAAGCCGTAATTGTTCTCTGTTATGGCTAACTTCTCTCTAATCTCTACCGGTGCTGTTTTGTAGTTAAAACCTGTTGAGAATATAA
This genomic interval carries:
- the hemA gene encoding glutamyl-tRNA reductase — encoded protein: MVIFSTGFNYKTAPVEIREKLAITENNYGLILEKLNSIEDIYEICVISTCNRVELYGVANDNVEKVKEEILRILSQYSAVPVNTLKDYLFFYTNKEAIRHIFRVSSSLDSMVIGEPQIVCQFKDSFTKAKEYKAVRHILTRLFDKALNVSKKIRTSTGISRRAVSISYAAVLLAKKIFGDLKDKNVLIIGAGEMAELAAKHLHSLNVKHIFVSNRTFEKAVELADKFGGSAIRFEKIQEFLPEADIIIVSTGAKEPILKKEDVKRAIKSRKDPLFIIDISVPRNVEESVNELEGVYLYNIDDLKQVVNSNLEERKIEAQRAEFIIDEEVEKFVKWLNTLKVSPIISSVRDYADKLRQQQLEKLFKQMPYLNEKERETIDLAMRSLINKLLHRPTMYIKDKAAKEGNTEVVKIFEDMFSSKWDFRKKGKNLEEIEDIVREK